In Carya illinoinensis cultivar Pawnee chromosome 16, C.illinoinensisPawnee_v1, whole genome shotgun sequence, a single window of DNA contains:
- the LOC122299244 gene encoding uncharacterized protein LOC122299244 — translation MFTARVTQQIKQHCDMSYARWTNVPQAQKDELIDRVRGDFVLDWDRENHRLAVRKQLRKRFNAFHHELHKKYESYGSHEEALAAGSTMVGLEVWAKLCERWGTEEFKVYIS, via the exons ATGTTCACTGCACGGGTAACACAACAAATAAAACAGCATTGCGACATGAGCTATGCGAGATGGACTAATGTGCCGCAGGCACAGAAGGACGAGTTGATCGACCGTGTCAGA GGTGACTTCGTTTTAGATTGGGATCGGGAGAATCATAGACTGGCCGTCAGGAAGCAGTTGCGTAAGCGGTTCAATGCATTCCACCATGAATTACACAAAAAGTATGAATCATACGGTAGTCACGAGGAAGCATTGGCTGCTGGGAGTACGATGGTTGGCTTGGAAGTCTGGGCTAAGTTGTGTGAGAGGTGGGGAACTGAGGAATTCAAGGTATATATTAGTTAA